The nucleotide window TCACACCCGCTGCCACGAAGAAGGCGTCCGTCGATGCGATGCGCAGATCGCACGCCAGAGCGAACTCCAGACCACCACCGATAGCCCCCCCGTTGATTGCCGCGATGACCGGGACACGAAACCCGTCGATGCGATCCAGTACTGCTGAACCCTCGTCGATGTAGCCTCGGATCTCGTTGTCTGTCAACGACTGATCCTCGCTGAGGTCGCCACCGGCGGTGAAATGCTTTTGATCACTGGCGATTACCACCACCCGGACATCGAGATCCTTCTCGAGATCGTCGAAGACGTCCAGCAGAGCTCGACGCAGCCTTGCCGTCAGCACGTTCGCCGGCGGTGTGCGCATGGTGATGACTGCCACATGTTGCCCGTGCATATGGACTGTCGCGGCCGGATTGGTGTCGACCG belongs to Gordonia sp. KTR9 and includes:
- a CDS encoding enoyl-CoA hydratase/isomerase family protein, whose amino-acid sequence is MDDSTVDTNPAATVHMHGQHVAVITMRTPPANVLTARLRRALLDVFDDLEKDLDVRVVVIASDQKHFTAGGDLSEDQSLTDNEIRGYIDEGSAVLDRIDGFRVPVIAAINGGAIGGGLEFALACDLRIASTDAFFVAAGVNVGLIVSFWRLPRLIGLAPAKEILLTGDRYSAQQALRWGLVSEVHEPDELMEAALAKADRIASRAPLSVELTKQSANEALDLSGEQGNELQVERFIRMFRTHDHKEALDAFFNRRDARFERR